GAGCACGCCGAGGCCGAGCGCGTGATGAAGGACCTCGAAGGCCTGGACCCCGGCGACGCCCGCTTCGAAGAGCTGCTGGCCACCCTGATCCGCGACATCCGCCACCACGTCTCCGACGAGGAGAACGACCTGCTGCCCCGACTGCGCGAGGCCTGCTCCCAGCAGGAGCTGGCCGAGCTGGGCCAGAAGGTGCTCCAGGCCAAGAAGAACGCCCCCACCCGCCCGCACCCCAGCGCCCCCGACACCCCGCCGGCCAACCGCATCCTCGACCCCGGCGCCGGCATGATCGACCGCATGCGCGACGCCCTCACCGGACGCCACACCTGACGGCGCTTTCCATCCGACGGAGCCGATGGTTCGGCCGCGCCCGCAGGACGCGGCCACGACGACGAGGAGAGTCGCAGGGATGTTGGTGATGGGCCTCAAGCCCGGCCACGACGGTTCGCTGGCCGTGATCGAGGACGGGAGGCTGCTCCTGTCGCTGGAGTCGGAGAAGGACTCGTTTCCGCGCCACTGCGATCTGACGCCCACGACCTTCCTGGAGGCGGCGGAGCGGGTCGGCCGCGTCCCCGACGTCGTCGCCCTGGGCGGGTGGCGGGCGACGGGAGGATCGGGGCAGCGGTCCATCGGGGCCGGGTACCACGGGGTGCAGGCGCCCCTGCTGCGGCCGGGCGCGTTCTTCGGCGCGGAGGTCACCCACTTCTCCTCCTCCCATGTGCGCTCCCACATCATGGCGGCCGTCGGGATGGCGCCGAGGGAGGACCACCCGCAGCAGGCCGTGCTCGTCTGGGAGGGCGTCACCGGAGGCTTCTACCTCCTGGACGAGGCCTTCCGCGTCACGCGCGAGGTCCCGGTGCTGACCCAGCCCGGGGCGCGCTACGCCTTCCTGTTCGCCGTCGCCGATCCGGCCTTCCCCGACTGCGGGGCCGTGCCCGACCTCGACGTCAGCGGCAAGCTCATGGCGCTGGCGGCCTACGGCGACGCCGACGGCGCCGACCCCGAGACCGCGCAGGCGGTGGAGCACATCCTCAAGGTCGACACCATCTACCCCGCGCCCAAGGAGGAGTTCCGCGGCGCACCGTTCTACAACGCCGGTGTGACCTCCGACGCCGCCACAACGGCCGCCGCGCTGCTGAGCCGCAGGATGTTCGAGGTCTTCGCCGACGCGGCCGAGGAGCACCTGCCGCAGGGGCTCCCCCTGCGCATCTCGGGCGGCTGCGGGCTCAACTGCGACTGGAACGCGCTGTGGCGGAGGTCGGAGCACTTCTCCTCGGTCTTCGTGCCGCCGTGCACCAACGACTCGGGGTCGGCGCTGGGAACGGCGATCGACGCTCTGTGCGCGAGCACGGGCGACCCCCACATCGACTGGGACGTCCACAGCGGGCTGGAGTTCGTCTGGGACAGCGAACCCGACCCGAGGACGTGGGTCAGGCGTCCCCTGGACCACCGCGGGCTGGCCCGGGCGATCTCCGACGGCCACGTCGCCGCCTGGGTGCAGGGCCGGTGGGAGATCGGGCCCAGGGCGCTGGGCGGGCGGTCGATCCTCGCCGAGCCCTTCCACGCGGCCACCAGGGACCGGCTCAACGCGATCAAGAAGCGCGAGGACTACCGCCCCATCGCGCCGTGCTGCCGGATCGAGGACGTCGGCGAGGTCTTCCGCGAGGACTTCCCCGATCCCCACATGCTCTACTTCCGCATGCTGCGCCGCACGGACATGGGGGCGGTCACGCACGCGGACGGGTCGGCGCGGGTGCAGACCGTGGCCCGGGCGGACAACGGGCCGCTGCACGAGCTGCTGTCGGCCTTCGCCGCGCAGCGGGGCGTCGGGGTCCTGTGCAACACGTCGCTGAACTTCAAGGCCAAGGGGTTCATCAACCGCATGTCCGACCTGACCGGGTTCTGCGAGTCCCACGGGATCGACGACATGGTCGTGGACGGCGTCTGGTTCCGGCGCCGCAGCGGCCCGGATCCCCGGTGACGCCGCCACCGCAGGACCCCGGCGCCCCGGAGACGGCGGCGGCGCCCCGGTGCCGCGCGGCCGTGCGGGGCCGCCGCCGGCCCTTCGATCCGGCGGCGGCCGCGGCCCGGTCAGGAGGCCAGGGGCACCGTCCAGTGGTCCCGCGGTGCGGGCACGTTGCCCGGCGTGCGCTCCTCGGCGCTGCGGGCGCGGGAGGCGCCGGCGAGTTCGTGCTCGGCCTGCTCACGGGTCGCGTAGGTGTGCAGCACCCGGGTCAGTCCGGATTCATGCAGCACCCGCGCGGCCGGGGAGTCGGCGGCGGCGACGAAGGAGAGCCGGATCCCCATGGCCCGGCTGCGCGCGTACACGCGCTCCACCACGTCGACCACCGAGGGATCGCAGAAGATCGTGCGGCTGAAGTCGACGGCCAGCTCGTCGATGCGCTCGTTCAACAGCCACAGCAACTGCTCGCGCAGGCAGCGGCCGTGCCGCTCCTCGATGCTCTGCGGAAAGGTGACGATGACACCACGCCCGATGTGGGCGACTTTGGCGATGATCTGCGTCTGCTGCTTCATTTTCACCCGCCAAAAGCGAATCAATGATCCTATGGCGGGATCGCCTCGGCGATGCGGAACCGCATGCTCCCCGCCGGACTCCCCCACCTCAGGCCACGCTTCTGGACCTGGTGGGACGGCTGCCCGCGATCACGGGACCTCAAACACCACACGGGTCCCGTTCGTGATGAGCGCGGTTCAGGCCGTGGCCATGAGGCTGTCGTGCAGCCGTTCGAGCGTTCGGGAGAGCAGGCCGCGGACGTGCGCCTGGGACGTCCCGAGCAGCTCGGCGATCTCGGCCGGGCTCTTGCCCCCGAAGAAGCGCAGTACGACGACGCGCCGCTCCCCGGCGGGCAGTTCGGCCAACGCGATCTTCAGTGCTTCGCGGTCCACGACGTATTCCCAACGATGTGCGCGTTCGAGACGGGCATGGCAGGGCTCCTCCTTTTCCCGAGTCGACGACTCCCCGCGCGGGAAAAGCGGTGCTTCCTCGATCGCTGTCCGGCCGGCCGTGCCGTGCGCGCGGCATGCTCGGCGGACACGGCCGTCCAGGCTCTGCAGGCCGCGCTTTAGGACCTGTCCAACGCATGCCCGGTCCGAGAGAACGCAAACACCGCCCGGACCCCCGGCCGCCCCGCGGCGGGGAGGACGGCGCTCCGCCATCGAGGGGCCGCGAAGCGGTACGGTCAATGGCCACCCGGTACCGGCCGGGGCGGGTCGAGTCCACGGAGTTCGAGCTCGGGGACCTGCTGGATTGGAGACGACCGGATGAAGCGACGAGCCGTCATCACGACCATGGTCAAGCGCGCGCTGCTCGGCCTGTTCGCGACCCAGATCGCGGTGATCATCGGGCTCATCGGCATCGACATCTGGCGCAAGCGGGGCCGCCCCCGCCGGGGGCGCTTCCCCAGGACGGAGCCGAAGGCGGTCGCGGTGGGCGAGACGACCGTGACGATCTACACCTACGGCGAGGACCTCTTCGCCGACATGCTCGCCGCGATCCGGGGCGCGCGGCACCGGATCGTGTTCGAGTCCTTCATCCTCAAGGGCGACGCGGTGGGCCAGGAGTTCAAGCGCGCCCTGATCGAGGCCGCGGAGCGGGGCGTCGAGGTCTTCGTGATCTACGACGGCTTCGCCAACCTCGTCGTGCCGCGGTCGTTCCTGCGCTTCCCTCCGTCGGTCCACGCCATCCGCTACCCGGCGTTCCGGCCGGGGGTCCTGCTGCTCAACGTCCGCAAGTCCGGCCGCGACCACCGCAAGATCCTCGCGGTGGACGGCGAGGTCGGCTTCGTCGGCGGCTACAACGTGGGCTCCCTGTACGCCACCGAATGGCGCGACACCCACATGCGCCTGGAGGGGCCGTCGGTGTGGGAGCTGGAGAACGCCTTCCTCGACTTCTGGAACAGGAACCGCGGGAGCCACCAGCCGGAGTTCGACGACCTCGGCGCCCCGCACTGGGACTCCAGCATCCGCGCGCACCGCAACGTCCCCGAACAGCTCATCTACCCCATCCGCGCGATGTATTTGGAGGCGATCGACCGGGCCAGTGAGCACATCTACATCACCCAGGCCTACTTCATCCCCGACCGCGAGATCCTCGGCTCGCTGATCGCCGCGGCCCGGCGCGGGGTGGACGTGCGCATCCTGCTCCCCGAGACCTCCAACCACGTCGTGGCGGACTGGCTGTCCCGCGGCTTCTACTCGGCGCTGCTGCGCGGCGGCGTGAAGCTGTGCCTGTTCCAGGACGCCATGATGCACGCCAAGACCGCCACCATCGACGGCCACTGGAGCACGATCGGCACCGCCAACGTCGACCGGGTGAGCCTCACCGGCAACTACGAGATCAACGTGGAGATCTTCGACGACGAGGTCGCGGCCCACCTGGAGGAGGTGTTCGCCAACGACAGCGGCAACGCGCGGCTGCTGACCGAGGAGGAGTGGCACGCCCGCCCGTTCGTCGCCAAACTGAGCGAACTGATCCTCGCCCCCTTGCGCCCCCTGCTCTGACGAGCCCTTCGCCTCGTCCGCACGCCGCCCGGCGCCGCTGTCCGACCACATGTCTTCAATCGGGCGGGGGCGCGGCCCCGATCATGACGGTTTCTTAACGCCCGACTCGTTGTAGGAGCAGGGCGGCTGCTCTAGTTTGTCCTGGTTGCGGCCTGATCGGGCGCATCTTCTCACCGGTGACCGGTTCCGAAGGAACCGGCACCGCGACGGACGGGGGCATGGTGGCTTGGCGCAGAACCGCCGGCGGTCGGACACGGCGACCCCGGTACCGGGGAGGGCCGCACCGGATCGGGGTGCCCCGGCTGCGGGAGGTGGGCCGGTGGTGGAAACCGCCGCAGGTGACCGTGGCCGCGTTCACGGCCGTGGTCACGTTGGGCACGCTCACGCTGATGCTGCCCGACGCCTCGGCGGGCGGTGAGGAGACCGGGGTCGTCACCGCGCTGTTCACCGCGGTGTCGGCCGTGTGCGTGACCGGGCTGATCGTCGTGGACACCGCCGCGCACTGGTCGACGGCCGGACAGTGGGTGATCCTCGGGCTGATCCAGATCGGCGGGGTGGGGGTCATGACCCTGGCCTCGGTGCTGATCATCGCCGTCAGGCATCGCATCAGGCTCAAACTCCAGCTCTCTGTGGGAGTGGAGTCCAAGGCCGTCACGCTGAGCGAGGTCCGCAGGGTGATCTTCGGGATCATCTGGTTCAGCCTGCTGTTCGAGACGGTCACCGCGGCGGCGCTCACCGCGCGCTTCCTCGTCGGTTACGGCTACGCTCCCGGCAGGGCGCTCTACCACGGGGTGTTCCACGCGGTCTCGGCGTTCAACAACGCCGGGTTCGCGCTGTACTCCGACAGCCTGATGGGTTTCGCCACCGACCCCTGGATCATCCTGCCCATCGCCCTGGCGGTGATCGCGGGCGGGTTGGGCTTCCCCGTCTGGATCGAGATCCGGCGGCGGCGCGAACCCGGCCCCCGCCGGCGCTGGTCGCTGCACGCCCGGATCACCCTGTCGGTCACCGCTGTGCTACTCGTCGTGGGGACCGTCCTGGTCACCGCGCTGGAGTGGACCAATCCCCGGACCCTGGGCCCCATGGACACCGGCGACAGGCTGCTGTCGGGCTTCTTCCACAGCGCGATGCCGCGCACCGCCGGTTTCAACAGCCTCGACGTCGGCGGGTTCCAGACCCAGACGCTGTTCGTCACCGACATGCTGATGTTCGTCGGCGGGGGCAGCGCGGGCACGGCCGGCGGCATCAAGGTCACCACGTTCGCGCTGCTGGCGTTCGTGATCTACGCCAACGTCAGGGGGGAGCCGACGGTGCACGTCGGGGACCGCCGCCTGTCCGCCGGGGTGGAGCAGCAGGCGCTCGTGGTCGCCCTGCTGGCCGTGGGACTGGTGTTCGTGTCCACCCTCGTCCTGATGACCATCACCCCTTTCACCCTCGACCAGATCCTGTTCGAGGTGATCTCGGCCTTCGCCACGGTGGGGCTGTCCACCGGCATCACCGCGGACATCCCCGTGGCCGGGCAGCTGATCCTGTGCCTGCTGATGTTCATCGGCCGGATCGGGCCCATCACCCTCGCCACCGCGCTGGCGCTGCGCCGCCGGGCGCGGCGCATCGAGTACCCCGAGGAGCGCCCGACAGTCGGCTGACCAGGGCTGAGAGGTTCACCCGGGTGGCTGTCTCACCCCGGCTGTACCGTGAACGAAAACGGCGAACCGGGCGCGTGCTCGCCCATCGGATTCCCGGTCCGGAGTTCGACACGGTGGTCGTCGGCGCTTGATGGGAGAATCATGGGTGATCTCACCGCGACGGACGCGGCCGAGGGCGCGCGGCCGGGCGCGTCCGGGGACGTGGAGTCCCGGTTGGAGCGGCACCGGGTGGAGCTGACCGGGTACTGCTACCGGATGCTGGGGTCGGCGTTCGAGGCCGAGGACGCCGTGCAGGAGACGATGGTGCGGGCGTGGCGGGGCATCGACCGCTTCGAGGGCCGGGCATCGCTGCGGTCGTGGCTGTACCGCATCGCGACCAACGTGTGCCTCGACATCCTGAAAGGGCGGGAGCGCAGGGCGCGCCCCATGGACCTGGCCTCGCCGGTGGCGGCGACCACCGACGTGGGGGCCCCGATGCCGGAGACCACGTGGATCGAGCCGGTCCCCGACCGCAGCGTCGTTCCCGAGAACGGCGACCCTGCCGAGCGGGCCGCCGCGCGGGAGACGGTCCGCCTGGCGTTCGTCGCCGCGCTGCAGCACCTGGCGCCCCGGCAGCGGGCGGTGCTGATCCTGCGGGAGGTGCTGGCCTGGAAGGCGAGCGAGGTCGCCGACCTGCTCGACACCACGGTCGCCTCGGTCAACAGCGCGCTGCAGCGGGCGCGGGCCGCGCTCGCCGCGGGCAACGTCGCCGCCACCGACCCGGTCCGGCCGCTGGACGAGGCCCAGAGCGCGCTGCTGGCCCGCTACGTCAGGGCCTTCGAACACTACGACCTCGACTCGCTCACCTCGCTGCTGCACGAGGAGGCGACGCTGTCGATGCCGCCCTACGAGCTGTGGCTGCGCGGCCACGCCGACATTCGCGCGTGGCTGCTCGGGCACGGCAGCGGCTGCCGCGGGTCGCGGCTGCTCCCGGTCGTCGCGAACGGTTCACCGGCGTTCGGGCAGTACCGGCCCGGTGGCGCGGGCGGCGGCTTCGAGCCGTGGGCGCTCCAGGTCATCGAGGTGTCAGCGGGGCAGATCGTCGGGCTCAACTCCTTCCTCGACACCGAGCGCCTGTTCCCGATGTTCGGCCTGCCCGACCGGCTCGAAGCCGCGGGTCCGCTCCTCCAGCGGTAGGACGCGGCTCAGGCCCGTCAGGGCCAGCAGCTCCCGCAGTTCGCCGCACGCCCGGCGGAGCCTGATGCGGTGCCCGAGCCGGCGGGCGGTGAGCTG
This sequence is a window from Spinactinospora alkalitolerans. Protein-coding genes within it:
- a CDS encoding sigma-70 family RNA polymerase sigma factor, whose translation is MAERRPPRRGAAGGPGGVCVLSDRACVGQVLKRGLQSLDGRVRRACRAHGTAGRTAIEEAPLFPRGESSTREKEEPCHARLERAHRWEYVVDREALKIALAELPAGERRVVVLRFFGGKSPAEIAELLGTSQAHVRGLLSRTLERLHDSLMATA
- a CDS encoding phospholipase D-like domain-containing protein — encoded protein: MKRRAVITTMVKRALLGLFATQIAVIIGLIGIDIWRKRGRPRRGRFPRTEPKAVAVGETTVTIYTYGEDLFADMLAAIRGARHRIVFESFILKGDAVGQEFKRALIEAAERGVEVFVIYDGFANLVVPRSFLRFPPSVHAIRYPAFRPGVLLLNVRKSGRDHRKILAVDGEVGFVGGYNVGSLYATEWRDTHMRLEGPSVWELENAFLDFWNRNRGSHQPEFDDLGAPHWDSSIRAHRNVPEQLIYPIRAMYLEAIDRASEHIYITQAYFIPDREILGSLIAAARRGVDVRILLPETSNHVVADWLSRGFYSALLRGGVKLCLFQDAMMHAKTATIDGHWSTIGTANVDRVSLTGNYEINVEIFDDEVAAHLEEVFANDSGNARLLTEEEWHARPFVAKLSELILAPLRPLL
- a CDS encoding carbamoyltransferase C-terminal domain-containing protein; this translates as MLVMGLKPGHDGSLAVIEDGRLLLSLESEKDSFPRHCDLTPTTFLEAAERVGRVPDVVALGGWRATGGSGQRSIGAGYHGVQAPLLRPGAFFGAEVTHFSSSHVRSHIMAAVGMAPREDHPQQAVLVWEGVTGGFYLLDEAFRVTREVPVLTQPGARYAFLFAVADPAFPDCGAVPDLDVSGKLMALAAYGDADGADPETAQAVEHILKVDTIYPAPKEEFRGAPFYNAGVTSDAATTAAALLSRRMFEVFADAAEEHLPQGLPLRISGGCGLNCDWNALWRRSEHFSSVFVPPCTNDSGSALGTAIDALCASTGDPHIDWDVHSGLEFVWDSEPDPRTWVRRPLDHRGLARAISDGHVAAWVQGRWEIGPRALGGRSILAEPFHAATRDRLNAIKKREDYRPIAPCCRIEDVGEVFREDFPDPHMLYFRMLRRTDMGAVTHADGSARVQTVARADNGPLHELLSAFAAQRGVGVLCNTSLNFKAKGFINRMSDLTGFCESHGIDDMVVDGVWFRRRSGPDPR
- a CDS encoding STAS domain-containing protein, encoding MKQQTQIIAKVAHIGRGVIVTFPQSIEERHGRCLREQLLWLLNERIDELAVDFSRTIFCDPSVVDVVERVYARSRAMGIRLSFVAAADSPAARVLHESGLTRVLHTYATREQAEHELAGASRARSAEERTPGNVPAPRDHWTVPLAS
- a CDS encoding hemerythrin domain-containing protein, producing MSQTEQSPDLIGVIVSDHRDVERVFTELEQGDLAPERRKELTDHVITELVRHSVAEEQYMYPAARKALADGDRIADHEVQEHAEAERVMKDLEGLDPGDARFEELLATLIRDIRHHVSDEENDLLPRLREACSQQELAELGQKVLQAKKNAPTRPHPSAPDTPPANRILDPGAGMIDRMRDALTGRHT
- a CDS encoding TrkH family potassium uptake protein — its product is MAAFTAVVTLGTLTLMLPDASAGGEETGVVTALFTAVSAVCVTGLIVVDTAAHWSTAGQWVILGLIQIGGVGVMTLASVLIIAVRHRIRLKLQLSVGVESKAVTLSEVRRVIFGIIWFSLLFETVTAAALTARFLVGYGYAPGRALYHGVFHAVSAFNNAGFALYSDSLMGFATDPWIILPIALAVIAGGLGFPVWIEIRRRREPGPRRRWSLHARITLSVTAVLLVVGTVLVTALEWTNPRTLGPMDTGDRLLSGFFHSAMPRTAGFNSLDVGGFQTQTLFVTDMLMFVGGGSAGTAGGIKVTTFALLAFVIYANVRGEPTVHVGDRRLSAGVEQQALVVALLAVGLVFVSTLVLMTITPFTLDQILFEVISAFATVGLSTGITADIPVAGQLILCLLMFIGRIGPITLATALALRRRARRIEYPEERPTVG
- a CDS encoding sigma-70 family RNA polymerase sigma factor, whose amino-acid sequence is MGDLTATDAAEGARPGASGDVESRLERHRVELTGYCYRMLGSAFEAEDAVQETMVRAWRGIDRFEGRASLRSWLYRIATNVCLDILKGRERRARPMDLASPVAATTDVGAPMPETTWIEPVPDRSVVPENGDPAERAAARETVRLAFVAALQHLAPRQRAVLILREVLAWKASEVADLLDTTVASVNSALQRARAALAAGNVAATDPVRPLDEAQSALLARYVRAFEHYDLDSLTSLLHEEATLSMPPYELWLRGHADIRAWLLGHGSGCRGSRLLPVVANGSPAFGQYRPGGAGGGFEPWALQVIEVSAGQIVGLNSFLDTERLFPMFGLPDRLEAAGPLLQR